One Methylocystis iwaonis genomic window, TCGGCGAAGTCGGGGCGCGGAGCCGAAAGCGTCGCAAGCGGAAAGGACTTCGAATAGGCGGCCTGAAGTTCGGCGGCCACCTTATAAATTTCGGCGAGGCTCAGCCGTTTGCCCTGGAGCTTCTGAACGAGCGCGGCGTTCTGCTCGGCAAGCTCGGGGAACGCGCCTGCAATCGTCACGACGCGCACAGTGACGAATTTCTTGTCCGCCGCCTTGGGCATTTGGAGGCCGGCGCGCCCATGCGAGGCCACCGTTTGCAGCTCGCGCTCCTGCGGCAGCTTTGCCGCAGGCGCGAGAACCGTCGGGTTCAATACTTGCGCGCGAGCCATGGACGCCGGCCATGCGACGCCTGCGGCGCAGGCGGCCAGACAATAAGCGCCAGGACCGAGGCGGCGACGCTTCGAGCACTTCTGGTTCTTAGCCAAAGGTTTCTTTGCCTGTTTTCGGGAAGGATTGCCTGGGGCGGGGGAGACCATCGCGTAACTCTAAGCGCCGTCACGACGACCGCGCCAGTATTAGAATGGGTAATTGCGGTCGTTTTCCCGCGTTGCGCTGTTTTTGCAACAGCATGCATACGTAATTATACGTACTAATATGTATTTATACTTAGAAAGGCAGGGCCGCGGCGTTTAACCCAATGGCTGCGCCCTTATGGGTCGGAAGCAGATGCTCGCGGTGAGAATCCTCGAAACTACTTCGTCTCATCCAAGCCGAAAGGGCGCCTATGAGGTTGGCGCTTCCGGGAATAGGCTCGTTGCTGGATTGACGAAGTAAAATCTCAAAAAGTCTCAAGTAAGCAAGGGAGCTACTCATGAGAAAACTGTTGGCGTTATCCGTGGTTTTTTCCTTTTTCTCCGGCGCCGCCTTGGCAAGCTCATACGGCTCGATCGCTCAGTTCGTGGGGGGCATCGACGGCGCCCTTGCGCTCCAGCAGGCTCAAATCGGGCAAAGCACGGTGAAAGGCACGGATAACCTGGCGCACATCGGCCAATATATTTTTGGCGCTTCAGCGGGCTCCGTGGCCATCCAAAACGCGACCATCAATCAAATCACGGTCGTCCCCCTGTCTCCCTTCTCGAACGGCTTCTGATACGAGAACCGCTTGATTGGTTCGCTGTCATTCCCGACGCTCGCGCGGCGAGCGATCGGGAACCCAAAGTGCTGGTTTTAGGGGACTGCCCACGCGAAACAGGCCGCGGCCGTGTCGTTAGCCGCGGTCGACCGGCCATCCGAGAGCGCATTTTCCGCAAAAGTGCGATGAGAATGCGCTCCAATTTTTGACTCTGCGCGCTTTCTCTTCGCTCGCATGATTCCGTGCGCGCGGAAAGCGCGCTAGCTGGAGCAAAGCATGCGCTCTATCGCCATTGCCGCCGTTCTTTGCGGCGGAACGCTCGCAGCCAACGCCGAGCCTCTCCAGTTCAATGAAATTTACTGGTTCGACTCCCCGCAGATCAGCGTCATTGCCGCCGTCCAGATCGGGCCGGGCGTGGGCGTCGCCGCTCGCCAAGGGAGCGCGGTCAACATTTTCCGAGCCAATCAGATCGCTCCCGTCTCCTATGCCGACGTAACCCAGATGGGCTATGTCAATCGCGCGACGGTCATGCAGATCGCACCGGGCCAGCCTTTCGTCGGTCCCTTCCAATAGCGGTTTCATCCAGGGCGTCGGCGCGCCAGAAAAACAATGAAAAGCGGTGAAGCTCTGTTTGGAGCGCGGGGCGCAACCTTGAAGCGGTTGTTCGCCCCGCAACCGCATTGGCAAATGCGTTTCGAGCAGGCAATCTTATCGCTTCTCGCAGCACGCGGGTGATGGAGAAACGCGATGCCGGAGTTTCTTCGGGGAACGATGTACGGGCTGGCGCTTTGCGTGGCGGCGCTCAGCGCCGCAAGCGCTCAGACGATCGACCTCTCGGCGTCCAAGGTGGTGGATTTGAGCCATCCCTTCGACGCCGACACGATCTACTGGCCGACCGAGCCCACAGGCTTCCAGCTCAAGCAAGAGCACAAGGGCTTAACCAAGGGCGGTTTCTTCTATTACTCGAACGCCTTCTGCTCTCCCGAACATGGCGGCACCCATATCGACGCGCCGATGCATTTCGCAGAGAGCCGCTGGACCAATTCGGACATCCCGCTCGATCGCTTAATTCGCCCGGCGGTGGTCATCGATGTTTCTGAGAGCGCGGCGAAAAACGCGGATTACGCCCTTACGCCCGCAGACGTCTCTGCGTGGGAGCGGGCGAACGGCCGCATTCCCGACGGCGCCATCGTGCTCTTGCGCACGGGATGGAGCGCGCGCTGGCCGGATCGCAAGGCCTATCTCGGCGACGATACGCCGGGCGCGGTCGATCATCTCCATTTCCCGTCTTTCGGCGTCGAGGCCGCCGCCATGCTGGTCGCCGAGCGGCATGTGTCGCTTATTGGCGTCGATACGGCGAGCGTCGACGTCGGCGCGTCCAAGGACTTCCTCGTGCATCGCGCCATCGGCGCAGCGAATGTTCCGGGCCTCGAAAACTTGGCCAATCTCGATCAGCTTCCCCCGACGGGCGCGATTATCATGGCGATGCCGATGAAGATCGCAAAGGGGTCGGGCGCTCCGGCGCGGGTCATTGCTTTCGCGCCGCGCTGAGAGCACGACTTATACGAGATCCGGCTATTTAGTTGCGCGTCATTCCCGACGCTCGCGCAGCGAGTGATCGGGAATTTAGAGCAAAGGCGGCTTATCGTGTGGCTCTGGATTCCCGACCGGGCTTTCATCCCGCCGGGAATGACGAGCGCCCGATGCCGCGCTGTTCAAACGAAATCGTATCACTCGCGATGGAAGTTTTCGAAGACCGAAACCAGCGGATGGGTTTCGATGGAAACCTCGCCCGTGAAAGGGTGATCGTAGGAGACAATGACAAAAAGGCCGAGAAAGACGATGGCGGCGAGACCTCCCGTCATTGTCACTTGCGCGCGAAAATTTTCGAGTCCGAAGAAATAGGTGAAGCCGACTGTCAGCAGCGCGCCGAAAATCAGCATCGTCCACAGCGCCGGTGAAACGACGCCCATTGCAAGATGCAGCCGCCCCCGCCGCGCCTGGGTGATATTGCCCAGCTCTCTCATGATCTCGGCGCCGACTGCAACGGGCTTGTTTTCACCCAGCCGCGTGGCGGCGGCGTAAACCTCATCGAGCGCCTTGGCCGCTTCGCGGCTTTCCGCGCCTTGGGCCATGCGCGGCCATTCGTCTTCGACGACGACCCTCAAATAGGCGTCCACTGCCGCGCGGGTCGCAGCGGCGTCGGCGTCGGGGCCCTTCGAGAGGCGGTACAGCGTCGCCGAGGCTCCGGCCTCTTGCAGCACGAGAAGCTCCGTTTCGCTGAATTTCTCCCAGACGGAGATAATCGCGAAGGCAAGAATCACGGCGTAGATCACGCCGACGGTCGCGAAGTTGAAGCCGGCGACTTCATTATTTTTGACGAGCAGCGAAAGCGGATAGCGCTTGCGCACGACGATCGGTCCGACCATGGCGAGCGCCGTCGGCAACAACACAATAAAAAACGCCCCGAGCCACACGGGAAGCGAGCAAAGGAAAAGCAGCAAGTTCTCACTCCGCAAAAATCTGACGTTGGCGCCAAGCGCGATTCAGGCTGAAGCGCCACAGCTTGTCAAATCGCAAAAATCCCGGGCGGCCGGAACGTTTACGGTTAATTAATTCTTTTCAATTTTGCTCGAATGCGCGGGAGCGTTCGATTCGGCTTCTTCGGAGAAGACCCGCGCAGACGATTTGAGGCGCCCATGAATCGCTTGGAGCTCAGAACCGCGGCTGGCCCTGCGGCCCCCAACGCCAAAAGGGGCGGGGCCCGAAAAATCTACGACGATCTCGCAGGCTCCGCCTTGTTGCGCCGCGCCGGAAAGGCGAGCATTGCGCCTGCGCGTCTGGGCGATCAGGGTACGACGATTCTCGCGTCCCGTCGCAAGAGCGAGCCCGAGGATCGCGTCGGCGCGCAATTGCGCAATTTCTACCAGACGCTTTTGCGCGAACCGGTTCCCGAAAGACTCATTGCCCTTGTCGAGGGTCTCGAGTCGAAGGGCCGTTGAGCGCGCGCCTATAAGACGACGACGCGCGTTCCCTTGGACACACGGCCGTAAAGGTCGATCACATCCGCGTTCAGCATGCGGATGCAGCCAGAAGACACAGCTTTGCCGATCGTGTCCGGCTCATTGGTGCCGTGGATTCGGAAAAGCGTGTCTTTGGCTCCCTTGAAGAGATACAGCGCCCGCGCGCCGAGCGGATTGTCCATGCCGCCTTCCATGTGATCTGGAAGATCTGGCCGGCGCAGCAGCATTTCCTTCGGCGGCGTCCATCCCGGCCAATAGGCCTTTCGGCCGATTTGCGCGGCGCCTTTCCAGGCGAATCCTTCACGTCCGACGCCGACGCCATATTCGATGGCCTGGCCCCGGCCGACCGACAGATAGAGCTTGCGCGCCTTCGTATCGATCGTGATCGTGTTGGGCGCCTGGCCTGTCGGGTCATCGACAAGGTTTTTCGTTGCGACGCCGGGGTCGACCTGTGCGTCGAAATCGAGCGGCGTCGAATAGGCTGGGTCGGCGTCCGGCGGCAATGCGGCCATGCGCGCCCCGGGGCGTCGTTG contains:
- a CDS encoding cyclase family protein, coding for MPEFLRGTMYGLALCVAALSAASAQTIDLSASKVVDLSHPFDADTIYWPTEPTGFQLKQEHKGLTKGGFFYYSNAFCSPEHGGTHIDAPMHFAESRWTNSDIPLDRLIRPAVVIDVSESAAKNADYALTPADVSAWERANGRIPDGAIVLLRTGWSARWPDRKAYLGDDTPGAVDHLHFPSFGVEAAAMLVAERHVSLIGVDTASVDVGASKDFLVHRAIGAANVPGLENLANLDQLPPTGAIIMAMPMKIAKGSGAPARVIAFAPR
- a CDS encoding DUF4239 domain-containing protein, yielding MLLFLCSLPVWLGAFFIVLLPTALAMVGPIVVRKRYPLSLLVKNNEVAGFNFATVGVIYAVILAFAIISVWEKFSETELLVLQEAGASATLYRLSKGPDADAAATRAAVDAYLRVVVEDEWPRMAQGAESREAAKALDEVYAAATRLGENKPVAVGAEIMRELGNITQARRGRLHLAMGVVSPALWTMLIFGALLTVGFTYFFGLENFRAQVTMTGGLAAIVFLGLFVIVSYDHPFTGEVSIETHPLVSVFENFHRE
- a CDS encoding NepR family anti-sigma factor, translated to MNRLELRTAAGPAAPNAKRGGARKIYDDLAGSALLRRAGKASIAPARLGDQGTTILASRRKSEPEDRVGAQLRNFYQTLLREPVPERLIALVEGLESKGR
- a CDS encoding L,D-transpeptidase is translated as MRRRNSLMLVLAGLSLFLGQTPEALAQYYTREPSDPYLYDRGRQGDYYAEPDLYSGEFDRPTRALPRRGLAPEERDYGAYGPERDLEPPPPSRAQRRPGARMAALPPDADPAYSTPLDFDAQVDPGVATKNLVDDPTGQAPNTITIDTKARKLYLSVGRGQAIEYGVGVGREGFAWKGAAQIGRKAYWPGWTPPKEMLLRRPDLPDHMEGGMDNPLGARALYLFKGAKDTLFRIHGTNEPDTIGKAVSSGCIRMLNADVIDLYGRVSKGTRVVVL